The Kangiella marina genome window below encodes:
- the polA gene encoding DNA polymerase I, whose amino-acid sequence MSEKHSPFILVDGSSYLFRAYHVPQLQRMTNSEGMMTGAVFGVINMLKSLINEYQPSHMAVVFDAKGKTFRNDLYADYKANRPPMPEDLRQQIEPIHQIVKAMGLPLLVVDGVEADDVIGTLAKQACAEGRETVISTGDKDMAQLVSDNVTLINTMDKNNPITDYDRVIEKFGVKPDQIIDYLALVGDKVDNIPGVNKCGPKTAVKWLNEYGSLQGVMENADKVGGKIGEYLREALEQLPLSYELATIKLDCELEFEPKELTLKEPELAELKDLYGKMEFRRWLTEVLKEGGEEVAEGEDEAEESAIDRSKYETILSQDALDAWIEKLQQAELFAFDTETTSLNYMEADLVGMSFALDNGEAAYLPVAHSYMGAPKQLDRDDVLKQMKSLLESEDIKKVGQNLKYDMSVLARYDITLGGIEFDTMLESYCLNSVASRHDMDSLSLKYLNHATIKFEEIAGKGKNQLTFDQIELEKAAPYAAEDADITMKLHQKIWGDLKKEEGPAQVFQHIEMPLLRILSKVERNGVLVNGTLLLEKSRQFEQRLKELESEAFDLAGKEFNLSSPKQLQAILFEELELPIIKKTPKGQPSTAEEVLQELALDYPLPKLILEHRGLSKLKSTYTDKLPRMINPETKRVHTSYHQAIAATGRLSSTEPNLQNIPIKSPEGRSIRTAFIASEGCKVLAADYSQIELRIMAHLSQDKGLLKAFEEGVDVHAATAAEVFDVALDDVSANQRRDAKAINFGLIYGMSAFGLAKQIDADRNTAQDYINTYFARYPGVEAYMDNTREKAADKGYVETLYGRRLYLPEIHSKNGMRRKAAERTAINAPMQGSAADIIKLAMIEVDKWLKDQPGITMIMQVHDELVFEVEEQYLDLAKKKIPELMEGVAELSVPLIAEVDVGDNWDEAH is encoded by the coding sequence ATGTCAGAAAAACACAGTCCTTTCATCTTAGTCGATGGCTCTTCTTATCTATTTCGTGCGTATCATGTGCCCCAATTACAGCGCATGACGAACTCTGAGGGCATGATGACGGGCGCAGTATTTGGCGTGATTAACATGCTGAAAAGCCTGATTAATGAATATCAGCCAAGTCACATGGCGGTGGTGTTTGATGCTAAAGGCAAAACCTTCCGTAATGATTTATACGCAGATTACAAAGCGAACCGACCGCCAATGCCGGAAGACCTGCGTCAACAAATCGAACCTATTCATCAGATTGTCAAAGCCATGGGCTTGCCCCTGTTGGTGGTCGATGGCGTCGAAGCTGATGATGTCATTGGAACTTTGGCCAAACAAGCCTGCGCCGAAGGGCGTGAAACGGTGATTTCAACGGGCGATAAGGATATGGCGCAGCTGGTCAGCGACAACGTCACCTTGATTAACACCATGGATAAGAACAACCCGATCACGGACTATGATCGTGTGATCGAGAAGTTTGGCGTTAAGCCGGACCAGATCATTGATTATTTGGCGTTGGTTGGGGATAAGGTCGACAACATTCCAGGCGTTAATAAATGCGGCCCAAAGACGGCGGTAAAGTGGCTGAATGAGTATGGTTCGCTGCAGGGTGTGATGGAAAACGCTGATAAAGTGGGCGGTAAGATTGGCGAGTATCTGCGGGAAGCTTTAGAGCAGTTGCCACTGTCTTATGAGTTGGCAACTATTAAGCTGGATTGTGAACTCGAGTTTGAACCTAAAGAGTTAACCTTAAAAGAGCCGGAGTTAGCCGAATTAAAGGATTTATACGGCAAGATGGAGTTTCGTCGCTGGTTAACGGAAGTCTTAAAAGAAGGTGGGGAAGAGGTTGCTGAAGGTGAGGACGAAGCCGAAGAGTCTGCCATCGATCGCAGCAAGTACGAGACCATTTTAAGTCAGGATGCGCTGGATGCGTGGATAGAGAAGTTGCAGCAGGCTGAATTATTCGCCTTTGATACTGAGACAACAAGCTTGAACTACATGGAGGCGGATTTAGTCGGCATGTCGTTTGCGCTGGATAATGGTGAAGCGGCTTATTTACCAGTGGCACACAGTTACATGGGCGCGCCGAAGCAACTGGATCGGGATGATGTTTTAAAGCAAATGAAGTCTTTGTTGGAAAGCGAGGACATCAAAAAAGTTGGGCAGAATTTAAAATACGATATGAGCGTCTTGGCTCGTTATGACATCACGCTAGGTGGTATTGAGTTTGACACCATGCTTGAGTCTTACTGTCTGAACTCGGTCGCAAGCCGCCACGACATGGACTCATTGTCACTGAAATACCTCAACCATGCGACGATAAAGTTTGAGGAAATTGCCGGTAAGGGCAAGAATCAGCTAACGTTTGATCAGATTGAGCTAGAGAAAGCAGCCCCTTATGCCGCCGAAGATGCTGATATCACCATGAAGCTTCACCAAAAAATCTGGGGCGACTTAAAAAAAGAAGAAGGGCCGGCTCAAGTTTTCCAGCATATTGAGATGCCGCTTTTAAGAATTTTATCGAAAGTAGAGCGCAATGGTGTTTTAGTTAATGGCACATTGTTGTTGGAAAAAAGTCGCCAATTTGAGCAGCGCCTAAAAGAATTGGAGTCCGAGGCTTTTGATTTGGCGGGCAAAGAATTTAACCTCAGTTCGCCAAAGCAGTTGCAAGCTATTTTATTTGAAGAGCTAGAGTTGCCGATCATTAAAAAAACACCCAAAGGACAACCTTCTACGGCTGAAGAAGTCTTGCAGGAACTTGCCTTAGACTACCCATTACCCAAGCTGATTTTGGAACACCGTGGTTTAAGTAAGCTGAAATCAACTTACACCGATAAACTGCCGAGGATGATCAACCCAGAAACCAAGCGCGTGCATACGTCGTATCACCAAGCGATAGCCGCCACCGGGCGTTTATCTTCAACCGAACCAAACTTGCAGAATATTCCGATCAAATCGCCAGAAGGGCGAAGTATTCGTACAGCCTTTATTGCCTCAGAAGGCTGCAAAGTCTTGGCTGCGGATTACTCACAAATCGAATTACGCATTATGGCGCATTTGTCGCAGGATAAAGGCTTATTAAAAGCCTTCGAAGAAGGGGTGGACGTGCATGCTGCGACGGCGGCTGAAGTCTTCGATGTGGCGTTGGACGATGTGAGTGCTAATCAGCGTCGCGATGCAAAGGCAATTAATTTTGGACTGATTTATGGCATGTCAGCGTTTGGCTTAGCCAAGCAGATTGACGCCGATCGCAATACGGCACAAGATTACATAAACACCTATTTTGCCAGGTACCCGGGCGTAGAAGCTTATATGGACAACACGCGGGAAAAAGCTGCTGATAAAGGGTATGTAGAAACGTTGTATGGTCGCCGCTTGTATCTTCCAGAAATTCATTCGAAAAATGGCATGCGTCGCAAAGCGGCGGAACGAACCGCGATCAACGCGCCGATGCAGGGCAGTGCCGCCGATATCATTAAGTTAGCGATGATTGAGGTCGATAAATGGTTAAAAGACCAGCCGGGAATTACAATGATCATGCAAGTTCATGATGAATTGGTCTTTGAAGTTGAAGAGCAATACCTCGATTTAGCGAAGAAAAAGATTCCAGAGTTGATGGAGGGCGTGGCGGAACTATCGGTGCCTTTAATCGCCGAGGTCGATGTCGGCGATAACTGGGATGAAGCACACTAA
- a CDS encoding serine hydrolase domain-containing protein has protein sequence MRRLTMNLPKRLTQTVALFVLGFTSYFSAYSVAADESPVKAASSEEVASKLDPYFMALAEGNRLIATVALYKGDKQVYQSTLVPQGETTQLVEKELKYKIGSITKTFTAALIYQLVEAGDLSLETTLETYFPNIANADKITIKQMLNHHSGLYNYTDEPAFLSYHRSPQEKEFLIKKIESFEPNFEPGEKAAYSNSNYLLLGYIAEKVTGKPFEKLLKERVYQPLGMENTLLGQAINSENDEVFSYGWSGEQWEETPQWDMSVAYSAGALVSTAEDLKTFIRGLFQGKLIQQASLEQMIALSNGFGSGIFSTTYQLGDKKLQGYWHNGGIESFISHLAYYPEKDITVVVLTNGMNYDIRQLYETMLDAYFGQDVVVPEFGQAVELKQSVMLPLAGDYKSETHPLDITISVVGNTLYGQATGQGGFPLTALDENTFEFAKAGIEIRFDRENAQFEIKQGGRADIFIKVDDEGGQSVETLVVPVETLQQYVGLYQSDDFPLDIEVMLKGESLYAQATGQSAFPLTPISKKKFAFKLADIVIEFDVENGQLTITQRGVPHILMK, from the coding sequence ATGAGACGTTTAACCATGAATCTACCTAAGCGACTAACGCAAACTGTCGCGCTATTTGTCCTGGGTTTTACCAGCTACTTTAGTGCATATTCAGTGGCGGCTGACGAGTCTCCCGTAAAGGCTGCTTCAAGCGAAGAAGTGGCTAGCAAACTTGATCCCTACTTTATGGCGTTAGCTGAGGGTAACCGTTTGATAGCGACGGTAGCCCTCTATAAAGGGGATAAACAAGTGTATCAGTCAACCTTGGTACCGCAGGGCGAAACAACCCAGCTGGTGGAGAAGGAGCTTAAGTACAAAATCGGTTCAATTACTAAGACCTTCACCGCAGCGCTGATCTATCAGCTTGTGGAAGCTGGTGATTTGTCATTGGAAACGACTTTGGAGACTTATTTTCCCAACATTGCGAATGCGGATAAGATCACCATCAAGCAGATGCTTAATCACCACTCGGGCCTTTACAATTACACCGATGAACCAGCGTTTTTGAGCTATCACCGCTCGCCGCAAGAAAAGGAATTTTTGATCAAAAAGATTGAAAGCTTTGAACCGAATTTTGAGCCTGGCGAGAAAGCAGCATACAGCAATAGTAACTACTTGCTGCTAGGTTACATCGCTGAGAAAGTGACAGGCAAGCCCTTTGAAAAACTGTTGAAAGAGCGAGTTTATCAGCCGTTAGGGATGGAGAATACTTTACTGGGGCAAGCCATTAATTCGGAGAACGACGAAGTTTTCTCATACGGGTGGAGTGGCGAGCAATGGGAAGAAACGCCGCAGTGGGACATGTCCGTAGCCTATTCAGCGGGGGCACTAGTTTCAACTGCCGAGGATTTAAAGACCTTTATTCGAGGTTTGTTTCAAGGAAAACTTATTCAGCAGGCAAGTCTAGAGCAAATGATTGCGCTTAGTAATGGATTCGGTAGTGGTATTTTCAGCACGACTTACCAGTTAGGCGACAAGAAACTGCAAGGGTATTGGCATAATGGTGGTATTGAGTCATTTATTTCGCACCTAGCCTATTACCCTGAAAAAGATATTACCGTGGTTGTACTGACTAACGGCATGAACTATGACATTCGCCAGTTATACGAAACCATGTTAGATGCCTATTTTGGTCAGGATGTCGTGGTACCTGAGTTTGGCCAAGCAGTAGAATTGAAACAATCGGTGATGCTTCCACTCGCCGGGGATTATAAAAGTGAAACGCACCCTCTGGATATTACCATCAGTGTGGTCGGCAATACGCTTTATGGGCAAGCAACGGGTCAGGGCGGCTTCCCATTGACGGCATTAGATGAAAATACATTTGAGTTCGCCAAAGCTGGGATCGAAATCCGGTTTGATCGTGAGAATGCACAGTTTGAGATCAAGCAAGGCGGTCGCGCTGATATTTTCATCAAAGTCGATGATGAGGGCGGGCAGAGTGTAGAGACACTTGTAGTGCCAGTGGAGACCTTACAGCAGTATGTTGGGTTGTATCAAAGTGATGATTTCCCCTTGGATATTGAGGTCATGCTCAAAGGAGAAAGCTTGTATGCGCAAGCAACGGGTCAATCGGCTTTTCCTCTAACCCCAATTAGTAAAAAGAAATTTGCCTTTAAACTTGCAGATATCGTGATTGAGTTTGATGTAGAGAACGGGCAACTGACTATTACTCAGCGTGGAGTGCCTCATATCTTGATGAAGTGA
- a CDS encoding TRAP transporter small permease subunit, with product MLKPVTLKLTAFLDAITEWIGRTISWLTLFMVLTVVLVLMLRNWFDLSAIALQESVTYMHASVFMLGAAFALKHNDHVRVDVFYQNFSARKKAFVNIAGFLFLLLPVCLFIFIYCKDYVLFSWALSEGSNQPGGIPLMYLLKTLLLAMPILLIIQGFADSLKCVSFLFGWSDSPDFIESANDGEHSHV from the coding sequence ATGCTTAAACCTGTGACACTGAAACTTACCGCTTTTTTGGATGCCATCACTGAGTGGATCGGTCGGACTATTTCATGGCTGACACTGTTTATGGTGTTAACCGTTGTGCTCGTTCTGATGCTGAGAAACTGGTTTGATCTGAGTGCAATTGCCCTTCAAGAGTCGGTGACTTACATGCATGCTTCGGTATTTATGCTTGGGGCTGCTTTCGCTTTAAAACATAATGATCACGTTCGAGTGGATGTGTTTTATCAAAACTTTTCCGCTCGTAAGAAAGCTTTCGTCAATATAGCCGGCTTTCTCTTTTTATTGTTACCGGTCTGTTTGTTCATTTTTATCTACTGCAAGGATTACGTGCTATTCAGCTGGGCCTTGAGCGAAGGCTCAAACCAGCCGGGCGGCATACCTTTGATGTACCTCCTAAAGACTTTGTTGCTCGCTATGCCCATCCTATTGATCATCCAAGGGTTCGCTGACAGCCTCAAGTGCGTCAGCTTCTTATTCGGATGGAGCGATAGCCCAGACTTCATTGAGTCAGCCAATGATGGGGAGCACAGCCATGTTTGA
- a CDS encoding TRAP transporter large permease subunit → MFELMPLLLFLAVCAVLLWGYPVAFSLAGTSLIFVAIGAMTGMLEPVQLNFMAGRLFKIMDRSTLIAVPLFIFMGLMLERTKIAEDLLESMATLFGKLRGGMGFAVTIVGMLLAASTGIVGATVVTMGLLSLPAMLKRGYKPELATGVICASGTLGQIIPPSIVLVLLGDVLANAMTEAKSQGLQTEQVASIGDLFMGAVIPGMLLVVGYMIYIAFVAWRRPTHAPAMEIDESELKQAMLRALKSLSLPLILIVAVLGSILYGIATPTEAAAIGAFGAILLALMRNQLTLKRLRDVMQSTVKTTSMVFLILIGASIFSLVFRMYGGDEMIRHFFTELPGGLFTALLIVMIVMFLLGFILDFIEITFVVVPIIGPVLLMMGADPIWLGVLIAINLQTSFLTPPFGFALFYLRGVAPKQIRTAQIYRGVIPFIGIQAIVLGMIAFWPQLSTWLPAYVN, encoded by the coding sequence ATGTTTGAGTTAATGCCACTGTTACTCTTCTTAGCCGTTTGTGCTGTTCTTTTGTGGGGGTATCCAGTTGCCTTTTCTCTCGCAGGCACTTCCTTAATATTTGTTGCTATCGGTGCCATGACGGGAATGTTAGAGCCTGTTCAACTCAACTTTATGGCTGGGCGTTTGTTTAAGATTATGGATCGCAGCACTCTGATTGCGGTACCACTCTTTATTTTCATGGGCTTAATGCTAGAGCGCACCAAGATTGCCGAAGATTTACTGGAGTCAATGGCGACACTTTTCGGCAAACTCCGAGGCGGCATGGGTTTCGCGGTCACTATCGTCGGCATGCTACTGGCTGCCAGCACCGGTATTGTTGGTGCAACGGTGGTCACTATGGGCTTATTATCCTTACCAGCAATGCTCAAGCGTGGTTACAAGCCTGAACTCGCCACCGGTGTTATTTGCGCCTCAGGAACCCTCGGTCAAATTATTCCACCGTCCATCGTGTTGGTCTTGCTCGGCGATGTTCTAGCTAACGCCATGACCGAAGCGAAAAGCCAAGGTTTGCAAACCGAGCAGGTCGCGTCGATTGGCGATCTCTTTATGGGCGCTGTGATTCCGGGCATGCTACTGGTCGTCGGCTATATGATCTATATCGCTTTTGTCGCTTGGCGCCGCCCAACTCACGCGCCAGCTATGGAGATCGATGAATCAGAACTTAAACAGGCCATGTTGCGCGCCTTGAAAAGCCTATCCTTACCGCTGATCTTAATTGTCGCCGTTTTGGGTTCAATTCTTTATGGCATCGCCACGCCTACAGAAGCCGCGGCCATTGGTGCTTTCGGCGCGATTCTTCTCGCTTTGATGCGTAATCAACTGACTCTAAAACGCTTGCGAGACGTGATGCAGTCTACCGTCAAGACTACCAGCATGGTGTTCCTGATTTTGATTGGTGCCTCCATTTTCTCTTTGGTATTTCGTATGTATGGTGGCGATGAGATGATACGCCACTTCTTTACCGAGTTGCCCGGTGGCTTATTTACCGCACTATTGATTGTGATGATCGTGATGTTCTTGCTCGGATTCATTCTCGACTTTATCGAAATCACTTTTGTCGTGGTGCCGATCATTGGGCCGGTTTTACTCATGATGGGTGCCGATCCGATTTGGCTCGGTGTCTTAATCGCCATCAACCTGCAAACCTCTTTCTTAACGCCACCTTTTGGTTTTGCCTTATTTTATCTTCGAGGCGTGGCGCCAAAGCAAATACGAACCGCACAGATATACAGGGGGGTGATTCCTTTCATCGGGATTCAAGCGATTGTGTTAGGCATGATAGCTTTTTGGCCACAGCTTTCGACGTGGCTTCCGGCTTACGTCAACTGA
- the murI gene encoding glutamate racemase, with amino-acid sequence MTTNPIGVFDSGVGGLSVYQAIRKHLPNENIVYFADSAYAPYGKLPKENLHKRCQYIAEFFLKHNAKAMVIACNTATALMADWLRAEYELPIIAIEPAIKPAAALTRSGHIGVFATENTLNSTRYQRLVAQYARDVSIHQVACHGFVEQVEAGELDTPKTLALIESYLRPLLNYKVDTLVLGCTHYPFLGKSIKKLANSAPLKLLDTADAVSLQLTRVLATHDLFNNEAHENDQFFTSADAKTAQAVFSKLLGTNTKVLKA; translated from the coding sequence ATGACGACAAATCCAATCGGAGTATTTGATTCAGGTGTTGGCGGCCTCTCGGTTTACCAAGCAATCCGTAAACACCTGCCCAATGAGAATATCGTTTACTTTGCAGACTCGGCCTACGCCCCATACGGGAAATTGCCCAAAGAGAACTTGCATAAACGCTGCCAATATATTGCCGAGTTCTTTTTGAAACACAATGCCAAAGCAATGGTTATTGCCTGCAATACCGCAACGGCACTCATGGCTGACTGGTTACGCGCTGAATACGAGCTGCCCATTATTGCCATCGAGCCTGCCATAAAACCTGCTGCCGCACTGACCCGAAGTGGGCACATCGGGGTTTTTGCGACTGAAAACACCCTTAACAGCACACGCTACCAACGGCTCGTTGCCCAATACGCACGTGATGTCTCAATACACCAAGTGGCATGTCATGGTTTTGTTGAACAAGTTGAAGCCGGGGAGCTCGACACCCCCAAGACTCTAGCGCTAATTGAGTCGTACTTACGCCCTCTGCTCAACTATAAAGTTGATACTCTGGTCCTTGGCTGTACGCACTACCCCTTCCTGGGAAAGAGCATCAAAAAACTCGCGAACTCGGCCCCTTTGAAGCTTCTAGACACCGCCGATGCCGTATCATTACAACTGACTCGTGTACTCGCTACTCATGACTTATTCAATAATGAAGCCCACGAGAACGATCAGTTTTTCACTAGCGCGGACGCCAAAACTGCCCAGGCAGTATTTTCTAAGTTATTGGGAACCAACACAAAAGTTCTAAAAGCTTAA
- a CDS encoding DUF4123 domain-containing protein, protein MRQEYTWISRCLVKQSDINGITHRYTIQIACNANDDVDLHRRLRDLAANQDFVIEAIEYSRLIQDHLDKLDYYDHESIQLASQSAQHGYALGQLTATNDTSSGINHDHPSLLNIDEYPVTHKKDPTKPSWQQPWIDPAVKKVIFDHSLNAQLKTYLLIDATSRNAITSTFDLGEYDDLPIQSLYSGALAQELKQQAPYLLDVTLNAQQLSNNEDVPRFHRDFFSKHWGQHTGIFFHSSEPMDKLARHLKKFIKIRNNEGQWFYFRFFDPRTMNHYLQSIQRWPQRIAKWYGAQQGTELIKAILCEDQSGSLLKRYQLIPDHTLNHGGQIELTETEFQFFQDYRWQHNKQLIETELKNDFPLETQQMSHQQFSLWCDEGKHKGYTTPRALYDYCYSALMAQTHNFDLSEIEHYLSEQTTSHLEKSKLLYQSTKDAVERYTSGSTR, encoded by the coding sequence TTGCGCCAAGAATATACATGGATCAGTCGCTGCTTAGTCAAACAATCCGACATCAACGGCATTACCCATCGCTACACCATCCAAATTGCCTGTAACGCTAACGATGACGTTGATCTTCATCGTCGACTCCGTGATCTTGCCGCTAACCAGGATTTTGTCATTGAAGCGATTGAATACAGTCGGTTGATCCAAGATCATTTAGACAAGCTGGATTATTATGATCATGAAAGCATCCAGCTCGCTTCCCAGTCAGCGCAACACGGTTATGCGCTGGGCCAGCTTACTGCCACAAATGACACCTCAAGCGGTATCAATCATGATCACCCCTCGTTGCTCAACATCGACGAATACCCGGTTACGCATAAGAAAGACCCGACCAAACCCTCATGGCAACAGCCGTGGATCGATCCCGCTGTAAAAAAAGTTATCTTTGATCACTCCCTCAATGCTCAACTGAAAACGTATCTCCTAATCGACGCCACCAGCCGCAATGCCATCACTTCGACGTTTGATCTTGGTGAATATGATGATCTTCCAATCCAGTCGCTATATTCGGGAGCCTTAGCTCAAGAGCTAAAACAGCAAGCGCCTTACCTGCTTGATGTCACCCTTAACGCTCAACAACTTAGCAACAATGAAGACGTTCCTAGATTTCATCGCGATTTTTTTAGCAAACATTGGGGGCAACATACCGGGATATTTTTTCATAGCTCCGAGCCCATGGATAAGCTGGCGCGACATCTCAAAAAATTCATCAAAATTCGAAATAACGAAGGTCAATGGTTCTACTTTCGTTTCTTCGATCCAAGAACCATGAATCATTATTTACAATCCATTCAGCGCTGGCCACAACGTATCGCTAAATGGTACGGCGCACAACAGGGTACAGAGCTGATCAAAGCCATTCTTTGCGAAGATCAATCAGGTAGCTTACTCAAGCGTTACCAACTTATCCCTGATCATACGCTCAACCACGGCGGACAAATCGAGCTAACGGAAACTGAGTTTCAGTTTTTTCAAGATTACCGCTGGCAACACAACAAACAATTAATCGAGACAGAATTAAAAAACGATTTTCCACTAGAAACTCAACAAATGAGTCATCAACAATTCAGCCTCTGGTGTGACGAAGGAAAGCATAAGGGTTACACCACACCCCGAGCACTGTATGACTATTGCTACTCAGCATTGATGGCTCAAACTCACAACTTTGATCTCTCTGAAATCGAGCACTACTTATCAGAACAAACTACAAGCCACCTAGAGAAATCCAAACTACTGTACCAGAGCACAAAAGACGCCGTGGAGCGTTATACATCAGGAAGCACCCGTTAA